From Acidovorax sp. FHTAMBA, one genomic window encodes:
- the mnmH gene encoding tRNA 2-selenouridine(34) synthase MnmH, whose translation MRDNLTDYAHIFLNDVPMMDVRAPVEFAQGAFPGTVNLPLMDDSERQKVGTCYKQQGQQAAIALGHTLVSGRTRQDRIEAWAGFARAHAQHGVLYCFRGGLRSQIVQQWLYSEAGIAYPRVIGGYKALRSFLLDTTEAAASQCGFYVLSGLTGTGKTELLAQLPHGLDLEGHANHRGSSFGSRVSGQPAQIDFENRLAIDILKKRAAGHQTLVVEDEGRHVGRCAVPLPLRQRLEQVPIVCLTDDFDGRVERILQDYVVQQCAAFVAAQGPQAGVDLFAARLLESLDKLVKRLGGTLHQSLRAAMQRALAVQKDTGNAELHRDWITVLMRHYYDPMYAFQRSNRAERICFEGDHAAVLAYLREHPLGG comes from the coding sequence ATGCGCGACAACCTCACCGACTACGCACACATCTTTCTGAACGATGTGCCCATGATGGACGTGCGTGCGCCGGTGGAGTTTGCGCAGGGCGCGTTTCCAGGCACCGTCAATCTGCCCCTGATGGACGACAGCGAGCGGCAGAAGGTAGGCACCTGCTACAAGCAGCAGGGCCAGCAGGCGGCCATTGCGCTGGGCCACACACTGGTGTCCGGGCGCACACGGCAAGACCGTATAGAAGCCTGGGCCGGGTTTGCCAGGGCGCACGCACAGCACGGGGTGCTGTACTGCTTTCGTGGCGGGCTGCGCTCGCAGATCGTGCAGCAGTGGCTTTACAGCGAGGCGGGTATTGCCTACCCGCGCGTCATTGGCGGCTACAAGGCCTTGCGAAGCTTTTTGCTCGACACCACCGAAGCGGCCGCGTCGCAGTGCGGTTTTTATGTACTCAGTGGCCTGACCGGCACGGGCAAGACGGAACTGCTGGCGCAGCTGCCCCACGGGCTGGACCTGGAAGGCCATGCCAACCACCGCGGCTCCAGCTTTGGCAGCCGCGTTAGCGGCCAGCCCGCGCAGATCGATTTTGAGAACCGCCTGGCCATCGACATCCTGAAAAAACGCGCAGCAGGCCACCAGACCCTGGTGGTGGAAGACGAAGGCCGCCACGTGGGCAGGTGCGCCGTGCCGCTACCGTTGCGCCAGCGGCTGGAGCAGGTGCCCATCGTCTGTCTGACGGACGACTTTGACGGCCGCGTCGAGCGCATATTGCAGGACTACGTGGTGCAGCAATGCGCCGCTTTTGTGGCCGCGCAGGGGCCGCAGGCGGGTGTTGACCTGTTTGCCGCACGCCTGCTGGAGAGCCTGGACAAACTGGTCAAGCGTCTGGGCGGGACACTGCACCAGAGCCTGCGCGCGGCAATGCAACGCGCACTGGCGGTGCAGAAAGACACCGGCAACGCCGAGTTGCACCGCGACTGGATCACCGTGCTGATGCGCCATTACTACGACCCCATGTACGCCTTTCAGCGCAGCAACCGCGCGGAACGCATTTGCTTTGAAGGGGACCATGCGGCCGTGCTGGCGTATTTGCGCGAACATCCTCTGGGCGGCTGA
- a CDS encoding ATP-dependent DNA helicase, producing MTYTVAVRELCEFTAKEGDLDLRFTPAPTALEGMAGHAQAASRRGPGYRAEVALSGGYLGLQVRGRADGYDAQAQRIDEIKTFKGRLDRQPASHRQLHWAQAKVYGWLLCERDQLTHIDVALVYVEVGTQQETVFTERCSADALRQHFDAHCQRFIAWAEQQVAHRALRDAALNALTFPFGGFRTGQRPLAEAVYKAAVAGRCLLAQAPTGIGKTMGTLFPLLKAAPAQRIDKVFFLAAKTSGRQTALDALARLSDSAPALPLRVLELVARDKACEHPDKACHGESCPLARGFYDRLPAARAAAVATNIESKPAPAFLQARVREVALQHDVCPYYLSQELARWADVVVGDYNYYFDLGGLLHGLAQANQWCTALLVDEAHNLVERGRKMFTAELHPAALAQARSSATAAQHAPVKKALDKVRRAWVALDKAHTAPYTVLKDFPDRLRAALQQCTTTLSEHFTDHPAEPAGALQTFYFDALHLQRMADLLDAHSMVDITQARAAGPHGAPRPGDSVVCIRNLVPAPFLQPRFAAAHTCTLFSATLQPARYYADLLGLPEDHVWVDVESPFAAAQLKVQVARHISTRYTHRSASLAPIVALMAQQFRVRPGNYLAFFSSYDYLQQAAALFADQHPDVPHWAQARRMLEDEQREFLARFTDSGQGIAFAVLGGAFAEGIDLPGNRLIGAFLATLGLPQVNPVNEQIRERMQALFGAGYDYTYLYPGLQKVVQAAGRVIRTPSDEGVVHLMDDRFARDEVRRLLPGWWAVPERNA from the coding sequence GTGACCTATACCGTGGCAGTGCGCGAGCTGTGTGAGTTCACGGCCAAGGAAGGCGATCTGGACTTGCGCTTCACCCCGGCACCTACCGCGCTGGAAGGCATGGCGGGCCATGCGCAGGCCGCCTCGCGCCGGGGCCCCGGTTACCGGGCAGAAGTGGCCCTGAGCGGCGGCTACCTGGGCCTGCAGGTGCGGGGCCGCGCCGATGGCTATGACGCGCAGGCCCAGCGCATCGACGAGATCAAGACCTTCAAGGGCCGGCTCGACCGCCAGCCTGCATCACACCGCCAGCTGCACTGGGCCCAGGCCAAGGTGTATGGCTGGCTGTTGTGCGAACGGGACCAGCTGACGCACATTGACGTGGCGCTGGTGTATGTGGAAGTGGGCACGCAGCAGGAAACGGTGTTCACCGAACGCTGCAGCGCCGACGCACTGCGCCAGCACTTCGACGCCCACTGCCAGCGCTTCATCGCCTGGGCCGAACAGCAGGTGGCCCACCGCGCGTTGCGCGATGCGGCACTGAACGCGCTGACCTTTCCGTTTGGTGGCTTTCGCACCGGCCAGCGCCCGCTGGCAGAGGCGGTTTACAAGGCGGCGGTAGCGGGGCGCTGCCTGCTGGCGCAGGCCCCCACCGGCATTGGCAAGACCATGGGCACACTGTTCCCGTTGCTCAAGGCCGCACCGGCACAGCGCATCGACAAGGTGTTTTTTCTGGCCGCCAAGACCTCGGGGCGCCAGACAGCGCTGGATGCGCTCGCGCGCCTCTCGGACAGCGCCCCGGCCCTGCCCCTGCGTGTGCTGGAGCTGGTGGCGCGCGACAAGGCGTGCGAACACCCGGACAAGGCCTGCCACGGCGAATCCTGCCCGCTGGCACGGGGCTTTTACGACCGGCTGCCCGCCGCTCGGGCCGCAGCCGTGGCCACCAACATCGAAAGTAAACCCGCGCCCGCCTTCCTGCAGGCCCGCGTACGCGAAGTGGCCCTGCAGCACGACGTGTGCCCCTATTACCTGAGCCAAGAGCTGGCCCGCTGGGCCGATGTGGTGGTGGGCGACTACAACTACTACTTTGACCTGGGCGGGCTGCTGCACGGCCTCGCCCAGGCCAACCAGTGGTGCACGGCGCTGCTGGTGGACGAGGCCCACAACCTGGTGGAGCGCGGCCGCAAGATGTTCACGGCCGAGCTGCACCCCGCCGCCCTGGCCCAGGCCCGCAGCAGCGCCACCGCCGCGCAGCACGCACCGGTGAAAAAGGCGCTCGACAAGGTGCGCCGCGCCTGGGTGGCACTGGACAAGGCGCACACTGCGCCCTACACGGTGCTGAAAGACTTCCCCGACAGGCTGCGGGCCGCGCTGCAGCAGTGCACCACCACCCTCAGCGAGCATTTCACCGACCACCCTGCCGAGCCCGCTGGCGCACTGCAGACCTTCTACTTCGACGCGCTGCATTTGCAGCGCATGGCCGACCTGCTGGACGCGCATTCGATGGTGGACATCACCCAGGCTCGTGCAGCCGGGCCCCATGGGGCTCCCAGGCCAGGCGATTCGGTGGTCTGCATCCGCAACTTGGTGCCCGCACCGTTTCTGCAGCCGCGTTTTGCCGCCGCGCACACCTGCACGCTGTTTTCGGCCACGCTGCAGCCCGCGCGCTACTACGCCGACTTGCTGGGGTTGCCAGAAGACCATGTGTGGGTGGATGTGGAATCGCCGTTTGCCGCTGCGCAGCTCAAGGTGCAGGTGGCACGGCACATCTCCACCCGCTACACGCACCGCAGTGCATCGCTGGCGCCCATCGTCGCGCTGATGGCCCAGCAGTTTCGCGTGCGGCCGGGCAACTATCTGGCGTTTTTCAGCAGCTATGACTACCTGCAGCAAGCGGCCGCCCTGTTTGCAGACCAGCATCCCGATGTGCCGCACTGGGCGCAGGCGCGCCGCATGCTGGAGGACGAGCAGCGCGAGTTTCTGGCCCGCTTCACCGACTCCGGCCAGGGCATTGCATTCGCGGTGCTGGGCGGTGCGTTTGCCGAGGGAATCGACCTGCCGGGCAACCGGCTCATCGGCGCTTTTCTGGCCACCCTGGGGCTGCCGCAGGTCAACCCGGTGAACGAACAGATCCGCGAGCGCATGCAGGCGCTGTTTGGCGCGGGGTATGACTACACCTACCTGTACCCCGGCCTGCAAAAGGTCGTGCAAGCGGCGGGGCGGGTGATACGCACGCCCAGCGACGAGGGCGTGGTGCATCTGATGGACGACCGGTTCGCGCGCGATGAGGTGCGCAGGCTGCTGCCTGGCTGGTGGGCAGTGCCTGAGCGCAATGCGTAG
- the lexA gene encoding transcriptional repressor LexA, whose protein sequence is MLDNPKLTARQQQILDLIQTAIARTGAPPTRAEIAAELGFKSANAAEEHLQALARKGVIELVSGTSRGIRLRSETVRSINAARGNQFSLPIPGLSQLVLPLVGRVAAGSPILAQEHVDQTYSVENSLFQHKPDYLLKVRGMSMRDAGIMDGDLLAVQSTREARNGQIIVARLGDDVTVKRLRRTATAIELLPENPDYPVIVVQPGEPFEIEGLAVGLIRNTMLM, encoded by the coding sequence ATGCTCGACAACCCCAAACTCACAGCCCGCCAGCAACAGATTCTGGATCTCATCCAGACTGCCATCGCCCGCACCGGCGCCCCGCCCACACGGGCAGAAATTGCCGCCGAGCTGGGGTTCAAGTCGGCCAATGCCGCTGAAGAGCACTTGCAGGCCCTGGCCCGCAAGGGGGTGATCGAGCTGGTCAGCGGCACATCCCGCGGCATCCGGTTGCGCAGCGAAACCGTGCGCTCCATCAACGCAGCGCGCGGCAACCAGTTCAGCCTGCCCATCCCGGGCCTGTCGCAGCTGGTACTGCCTTTGGTGGGCCGCGTGGCGGCGGGTTCACCCATTCTCGCGCAGGAGCATGTGGACCAGACCTACAGCGTGGAAAACAGCCTGTTTCAGCACAAGCCAGACTACCTGCTCAAGGTGCGCGGCATGTCGATGCGCGACGCCGGCATCATGGATGGTGACCTGCTTGCGGTGCAGTCCACCCGCGAAGCGCGCAACGGCCAGATCATCGTGGCGCGCCTCGGAGACGACGTCACCGTCAAGCGCTTGCGCCGTACCGCAACCGCCATCGAACTGCTGCCCGAAAACCCCGACTACCCGGTCATCGTCGTGCAGCCCGGTGAACCGTTTGAGATTGAAGGCCTGGCCGTCGGCCTCATCCGGAACACCATGCTGATGTAG
- a CDS encoding asparaginase: MSGQKIVVLGTGGTIAGTSAQAGDNIGYTAAQVGVARLLEAVPGLQAMAGTLLAEQVAQIDSKDMDGEVWRALALRCAHHLTDPEVRGIVITHGTDTLEETAWFLHQVLDARKPVVLTCAMRPATALTPDGPQNLLDAVAVATAPGATGVLTVAAGEVHGARHVQKVHPYRVHAFTSGDVGPLAFVEEGAVRLTQNWPPSLDGKAQIAIEKIANIATWPRVEIVVSHAGATGAVVDVLVRDGVQGLVVACTGNGTIHHALEAALVRAQAAGVKVVRSTRCPLGQVLPKPGDVLADSRGLSPVKARIALMLDLLR; encoded by the coding sequence GTGAGTGGGCAAAAAATTGTGGTTTTGGGCACCGGGGGCACGATTGCGGGCACCTCGGCGCAGGCGGGGGACAACATTGGCTACACGGCGGCCCAGGTGGGTGTCGCGCGGCTGCTGGAGGCCGTGCCCGGGTTGCAGGCGATGGCGGGCACGCTGCTGGCCGAGCAGGTGGCCCAGATTGACAGCAAGGACATGGACGGGGAGGTGTGGCGTGCTCTGGCCCTGCGCTGCGCCCACCATCTCACAGACCCTGAGGTGCGCGGGATCGTTATCACCCACGGCACCGACACGCTGGAGGAAACTGCCTGGTTCTTGCACCAGGTGCTGGACGCCCGAAAGCCCGTGGTGCTGACCTGCGCCATGCGCCCGGCCACCGCGCTGACGCCCGATGGCCCCCAGAACCTGCTGGACGCCGTGGCCGTGGCCACGGCGCCCGGCGCCACTGGCGTGCTGACGGTGGCCGCCGGGGAGGTGCATGGCGCGCGGCATGTGCAGAAGGTGCATCCGTACCGTGTCCACGCTTTCACGTCGGGCGATGTGGGACCTCTCGCGTTTGTGGAGGAGGGGGCTGTGCGTTTGACGCAAAATTGGCCTCCATCGCTTGATGGTAAAGCGCAAATAGCTATTGAAAAAATAGCAAACATCGCCACCTGGCCCCGCGTGGAAATTGTCGTCAGCCATGCAGGCGCCACCGGGGCGGTGGTGGATGTGCTGGTGCGCGATGGCGTGCAGGGCCTGGTGGTGGCCTGCACGGGCAACGGCACCATTCACCATGCGCTGGAGGCAGCGCTTGTGCGCGCGCAGGCGGCTGGTGTGAAGGTGGTGCGGTCTACGCGGTGCCCCCTGGGGCAGGTGCTGCCCAAGCCGGGGGATGTGCTTGCGGATTCGCGCGGCCTGTCTCCGGTCAAGGCGCGCATCGCCTTGATGCTGGACCTGCTTCGCTAG
- a CDS encoding DUF6152 family protein, which yields MSLQRRHLLAVAAALPLAARAHHGWSSFDPDRPIYLEGTVRKVRWQNPHAELELELPADLKLPASLAQRAVPAQASPVDGKALLAKTVLPTRKDRTWEIELAPLTRMQAWQVPEIKPGAVLSVVGFTLREEKGDAVLRAEYLFVDGKAYALRSGPA from the coding sequence ATGAGCCTGCAACGTCGTCACCTGCTCGCGGTCGCCGCAGCCCTGCCGCTGGCTGCCCGCGCCCACCACGGCTGGAGCAGTTTTGACCCCGACCGCCCCATCTACCTGGAAGGCACGGTGCGCAAGGTGCGCTGGCAAAACCCCCATGCCGAGCTGGAACTGGAACTGCCCGCCGATTTGAAGCTGCCCGCCAGTCTGGCGCAGCGGGCCGTGCCCGCCCAGGCCTCGCCGGTGGATGGCAAGGCGCTGCTGGCCAAAACCGTCTTGCCCACCCGCAAGGACCGTACATGGGAGATCGAGCTGGCGCCGCTGACCCGCATGCAGGCCTGGCAGGTGCCAGAGATCAAGCCGGGCGCGGTGCTGTCGGTGGTCGGCTTCACCCTGCGTGAGGAAAAAGGCGATGCGGTGCTGCGCGCCGAGTACCTGTTTGTGGATGGCAAGGCCTACGCGCTGCGTTCCGGGCCGGCCTGA
- the adk gene encoding adenylate kinase, translated as MRLILLGAPGAGKGTQATFICQKYGIPQISTGDMLRAAVKAGTPLGLQAKAVMDSGALVSDDIIIGLVKERITQADCAHGFLFDGFPRTIPQADAMKAAGVKLDYVLEIDVPFDAIIERMSGRRSHPASGRTYHVKFNPPKVAGKDDVTGEDLIQREDDKEETVQKRLQVYSDQTRPLVDYYSNWAKAEPDAAPKYRAISGTGSVEEITARAFEALAS; from the coding sequence ATGAGACTGATTCTGTTGGGCGCGCCTGGCGCCGGAAAGGGCACGCAAGCCACGTTCATCTGCCAGAAGTACGGCATCCCGCAAATCTCCACCGGCGACATGCTGCGCGCGGCCGTCAAGGCGGGCACGCCCCTGGGCCTGCAAGCCAAGGCCGTGATGGATTCCGGGGCCCTGGTCAGCGATGACATCATCATCGGGCTGGTGAAGGAACGCATCACGCAGGCAGACTGCGCACACGGCTTTCTGTTTGACGGATTCCCCCGCACCATTCCCCAGGCCGATGCCATGAAGGCGGCGGGCGTCAAGCTCGACTACGTGCTGGAAATCGACGTGCCCTTTGACGCCATCATCGAGCGCATGAGCGGCCGCCGCTCCCACCCCGCCAGTGGCCGCACCTACCACGTCAAGTTCAATCCGCCCAAGGTGGCTGGCAAGGACGATGTAACCGGCGAAGACCTGATCCAGCGCGAGGACGACAAGGAAGAAACCGTGCAAAAGCGCCTGCAGGTCTACAGCGACCAGACACGTCCTCTGGTGGACTACTACAGCAACTGGGCCAAGGCCGAACCCGATGCCGCCCCCAAGTACCGCGCCATCAGTGGCACGGGCAGCGTGGAAGAAATCACCGCGCGTGCCTTCGAGGCGCTGGCCAGTTGA
- the kdsB gene encoding 3-deoxy-manno-octulosonate cytidylyltransferase, with product MSTPAAAASEGSFTVLIPARMASSRLPDKPLADIAGLPMVVRVARRAAASGAQRTVVAADDVRILDACRQHGVEAILTRSDHASGSDRLAEACTLLGLEGDDVVVNVQGDEPLMEPGLINAVAALLTARPEASMGTAAHAIASLADYTNPNVVKVVLDARGLAHYFSRAPIPFARDHADACWWDGAAREAAPGVAALAGFAPLRHVGIYSYRADFLRAFPALAPAPTEAVEALEQLRALWHGHRIAVHLTDTAPGPGVDTPQDLERVRRLLAG from the coding sequence GTGAGCACCCCGGCCGCCGCCGCCAGCGAGGGCAGCTTTACCGTGCTGATCCCGGCCCGCATGGCGTCAAGCCGCCTGCCCGACAAGCCCCTGGCGGACATTGCGGGCCTGCCCATGGTGGTGCGCGTGGCCCGGCGCGCCGCCGCCAGTGGCGCCCAGCGCACCGTGGTGGCCGCTGACGATGTGCGCATCCTCGACGCCTGCCGCCAGCATGGGGTGGAAGCCATCCTCACCCGCAGCGACCACGCCAGCGGCAGCGACCGCCTGGCTGAAGCCTGCACCCTGCTGGGCCTGGAGGGCGACGACGTGGTGGTGAACGTGCAGGGCGACGAGCCACTGATGGAGCCCGGCCTCATCAACGCGGTGGCGGCCCTGCTCACCGCCCGGCCGGAAGCCAGCATGGGCACGGCCGCGCACGCCATTGCCTCGCTGGCCGACTACACCAACCCCAACGTGGTCAAGGTCGTGCTGGACGCGCGCGGGCTGGCGCACTATTTCAGCCGCGCGCCCATCCCGTTCGCACGCGACCATGCCGATGCGTGCTGGTGGGACGGCGCGGCCCGCGAGGCAGCGCCCGGCGTGGCCGCGCTGGCGGGGTTCGCGCCCTTGCGCCACGTGGGCATCTACAGTTACCGTGCGGACTTTTTGCGCGCGTTTCCGGCACTGGCGCCCGCGCCGACCGAGGCCGTGGAAGCGCTGGAGCAGCTGCGGGCGCTGTGGCATGGCCACCGCATTGCGGTGCACCTGACCGATACCGCGCCCGGGCCGGGTGTGGACACGCCCCAAGACCTGGAGCGGGTTCGCCGCCTGCTGGCTGGGTGA
- a CDS encoding Trm112 family protein, which produces MDPKLLELLVCPVTKGPLTYNREAQELVSRSARLAYPVRDGIPVLLENEARTLTDEELEQ; this is translated from the coding sequence ATGGATCCCAAACTGCTTGAACTGCTGGTCTGCCCCGTCACCAAAGGCCCGCTGACCTACAACCGCGAAGCCCAGGAACTGGTATCGCGCAGCGCACGCCTGGCCTACCCGGTGCGCGACGGCATACCGGTGCTGCTGGAGAACGAGGCCCGCACGCTCACCGACGAGGAACTGGAGCAGTGA
- the lpxK gene encoding tetraacyldisaccharide 4'-kinase: MAAAGPQPPSASSTTPSTTASTQRGLQQVWHQRSVAAWALWPVSVIYGLVVRLRRALYRWGWLRAEHPGRPVVVVGNVIAGGAGKTPVVLALVHHLVARGLRVGVISRGYGRSTTDCRAATPHSSASDVGDEPALMARSMAASRAPGTGAVPVYVAARRIDAARALLAAHPDTDVLVCDDGLQHLALQRDVEICVFNDQGIGNGFLLPAGPLREPWPRSVDFVLHAGHAVPGGTAPAFGLQRTLAPHALRADGTQVPLAQLQGQPLHAVAAVARPEDFFAMLRAQGLTLAHAEPLPDHYDFNSWKRLSDKRYTLICTEKDAVKLWLQGVDALAVPLQLQIDPGFLEALDARLDAALGQARLT, from the coding sequence ATGGCTGCCGCCGGGCCGCAGCCGCCCTCCGCCTCATCCACGACCCCTTCCACGACCGCTTCCACGCAGCGCGGCCTGCAACAGGTCTGGCACCAGCGCTCTGTGGCCGCATGGGCGCTGTGGCCTGTTTCGGTCATCTACGGCCTGGTGGTGCGCTTGCGCCGCGCCCTGTACCGCTGGGGGTGGCTGCGGGCAGAGCACCCCGGCCGGCCCGTGGTGGTGGTGGGCAATGTGATTGCCGGGGGCGCTGGCAAAACGCCCGTGGTTCTGGCGCTGGTGCACCATTTGGTGGCGCGCGGACTGCGCGTCGGGGTGATCTCCCGCGGGTACGGGCGCAGCACCACCGATTGCCGGGCCGCCACGCCCCACAGCAGCGCCAGCGATGTCGGTGACGAGCCCGCACTGATGGCGCGCAGCATGGCCGCGAGCCGGGCGCCCGGTACGGGAGCGGTGCCCGTGTATGTGGCCGCCCGCCGCATCGACGCCGCCCGCGCCCTGCTGGCCGCCCATCCGGATACCGACGTGCTGGTGTGCGACGACGGCCTGCAGCACCTTGCGCTGCAGCGCGATGTGGAGATCTGCGTGTTCAACGACCAAGGCATCGGCAATGGCTTTCTGCTGCCTGCGGGCCCGCTGCGCGAGCCCTGGCCGCGCAGCGTGGACTTCGTGCTGCACGCGGGCCACGCCGTGCCCGGTGGCACCGCACCAGCGTTCGGCCTGCAGCGCACCCTGGCTCCGCATGCGCTGCGCGCGGACGGCACGCAGGTGCCCCTGGCGCAATTGCAGGGCCAGCCGTTGCACGCGGTGGCGGCCGTGGCCCGGCCCGAAGACTTCTTTGCCATGCTGCGGGCGCAGGGGCTCACGCTGGCCCACGCAGAGCCCCTGCCCGATCACTATGATTTCAATAGCTGGAAGCGCTTGTCTGATAAGCGCTACACCCTGATTTGCACCGAAAAAGACGCCGTGAAGCTGTGGCTGCAGGGCGTGGATGCACTGGCCGTGCCCTTGCAACTGCAGATCGACCCCGGGTTCTTGGAAGCACTGGACGCCCGCCTGGATGCAGCCCTGGGCCAAGCCCGGTTGACATGA
- a CDS encoding biopolymer transporter ExbD: MNFSPRPKNEPEINLIPFIDVLLVILIFLMLTTTYSKFTELQLTLPVADAEQQRDHPKEVIVSVAADGRYAVNKTGVDGKSVDAIAQALRTAAAAGRDSVVIISADAMAPHQSVVSVMEAARRVGLTQITFATQSSATGRAASR; the protein is encoded by the coding sequence ATGAACTTCAGCCCCCGTCCCAAGAACGAGCCCGAGATCAACCTGATCCCGTTCATCGACGTGCTGCTGGTGATCCTCATCTTCCTGATGCTGACCACCACCTACAGCAAGTTCACCGAACTGCAGCTGACCCTGCCCGTGGCCGACGCCGAGCAGCAGCGCGACCACCCCAAGGAGGTGATCGTCTCTGTGGCGGCCGATGGCCGCTATGCCGTCAACAAGACCGGTGTGGACGGCAAGAGCGTGGACGCCATTGCGCAGGCGCTGCGCACCGCCGCCGCTGCGGGGCGTGACAGCGTGGTCATCATCAGCGCCGATGCAATGGCGCCGCACCAGTCCGTGGTGTCGGTGATGGAGGCCGCACGCCGCGTGGGCCTCACGCAGATCACCTTTGCCACGCAGTCGTCGGCAACAGGCCGCGCCGCCAGCCGCTGA
- a CDS encoding MotA/TolQ/ExbB proton channel family protein — protein sequence MLSIIQAAGWPIWPLIACSVLGMALIFERFVALKTARVAPPKLLDEAITVSSKAVPTPDVVNQLAQNSALGEVLASGLRTLNSNPQCSETDLRAAMEGAGRAVAHRLEKYLSALATIASAAPLLGLLGTVIGMIEIFGSQAGGGGMGQAMGGGNPAQLAHGISIALYNTAFGLIVAIPALIFWRYFRARVDAYLLTLELASEQFVRHILRLRKAK from the coding sequence TTGCTGTCCATCATACAAGCCGCAGGCTGGCCCATTTGGCCCCTGATTGCGTGTTCCGTCCTGGGAATGGCGCTGATTTTCGAACGGTTCGTGGCCCTCAAGACGGCCCGCGTCGCGCCACCAAAATTGCTCGATGAAGCCATCACGGTGTCGTCCAAAGCAGTGCCCACCCCCGACGTGGTGAACCAGCTGGCGCAGAACTCCGCGCTGGGCGAAGTGCTGGCCAGCGGCCTGCGCACCCTCAACAGCAACCCCCAGTGCAGCGAGACCGACCTGCGCGCCGCCATGGAAGGTGCTGGCCGTGCGGTGGCGCACCGGCTGGAGAAATACCTGTCGGCCCTGGCCACCATCGCTTCGGCCGCGCCCCTGCTGGGCCTGCTGGGCACCGTCATCGGCATGATCGAGATTTTTGGCTCGCAGGCCGGTGGCGGCGGCATGGGCCAGGCCATGGGCGGCGGCAACCCCGCGCAGCTGGCGCATGGCATCTCGATTGCGCTGTACAACACCGCGTTCGGCCTGATCGTGGCCATCCCGGCGCTGATCTTCTGGCGCTACTTCCGCGCCCGTGTGGATGCCTACCTGCTCACGCTGGAGCTCGCGTCCGAGCAGTTTGTGCGCCACATCCTGCGCCTGCGCAAGGCCAAATAA